The DNA sequence TCACGGCGCTGCTCTCGCGTCTTGCCACCGTACGTGCGGTGAGTCTGACCGTTCGTCACGCGTAAACGCCCTTCGTCTTGACATAGGCAACCTACTCGCTAATGTTGAGGACACACGTCATCAGAAACTACCGACAATGCGGTCTAGGAGATTTCATGACACTTGCGCCCGAGCATTCAGCCTCCGATACGGACTTTGAGGAGCTCATCTCGCGTCCCTTCGAGTCCCAGCTGCGCGAATACGACTACGAGGTCACCGAGATCGACGGCACGCTGCCACCGGCGTTGACCGGCACGCTTTTCCGCATCGGTCCCGGCAAGTTCGAGGTGGGCACCACCGTGCTGCGCACGATGTTCGACGCCGACGGCATGGTGTCCCGATTCATCCTGGACGGATCCTCGGTCCGCTTCACCAACCGGTATGTACGCACCCAGCAGTTCCGGGATGGGTTGCAGCAGGGCCCGATGCGCAGACCCGGGATCACCACCCAGGTGCCCGGGAAACTATTCGCCAACCTCCAATTGCCGGCGAACACCGCGAACACCAATATCGTGTCACTGGCCGGGGAAATGCTGGCACTCTGGGAGGGCGGGCCACCACACCGGCTGGACCCCGACACACTGGAAACGCTGGGCACCAACGACTTTAAGGGCAAGCTCGGGTATGTCGGCGCCTTCTCGGCACACCCCAAATGGGATCCCGTCACCGGCGAGATGTTCAACTTCGGTCTGGACATCTTTCCCACACCACGACTGCGCTGCTACCGGGTGAGTCCCAGCGGACAACTCTCGCAGATCAATTCGGTAACCCTGTGGGATATGGGCTGGAACCACGATTTCGCGCTGACCGAAAAGTACCTGGTCTTCGTCCTCGATCCCATCCGCCCCAACATCGGCCAGCTGCTGCGCGGCAAGCGTTTCGACGAAAGCCTCGAGTACCAGCTGACCAATGGCAGCACCAAGTTCATCCTCGTGCCCCGCGATGGATCCAAACCACTCGTTATCGAACACGCCCCCCAGACCCATATCCATGTCACCAACGCCTTCCAGGATGGCGCCGATGCGGTGGTCGAGTTCGTCAGATATGAAAGCCTTGAGTTTCTGCGGCGGACACTGAACGCCGCCATGGGGCCCAAGGACCACCCAAATCCTCATCACCATCTGGTAGTCCGCGAATGGCCGGACAGCCACCTGGTGCGCTTCCGCATCTCACCCAGCGGCAAGATCACCGAGGAAGTGGTGTCACAGTCCGCGAAAATCGAATTTCCGCAATATGACTGGCGCCAATCCACCCGCAATCATCAGATCACCTATACCGCCGGGACGCTGGAACCCAAGGGTCACTACAACGGCATCTTCAAGTTCGACCACCGCACCGGCGCCATGACACACTGCGACTTCGGCAAGGCCTCGGTGTGCGAGCCCATCTTTGTGCCACGCGACAAAGACTCCGCACAAGATGACGGCTGGCTACTCGCGGTCAATCACGATCTCGTGGAAAATCGTTCGCAGTTGGTCATTCTCGACGCGCGTGATGTCGAGCATGGCCCAGTCGCGGTGGCGCACCTGACGCATCACTTGCCGATAGGGTTCCACGGCACATTCAACAGACGGATCGCCAATCCCGATGCGCCGCTGCCGCATCCGACGCTAGTGGCCTAGCGGGCCGATCCCTGTTAACAACGCC is a window from the Mycobacteroides salmoniphilum genome containing:
- a CDS encoding carotenoid oxygenase family protein; amino-acid sequence: MTLAPEHSASDTDFEELISRPFESQLREYDYEVTEIDGTLPPALTGTLFRIGPGKFEVGTTVLRTMFDADGMVSRFILDGSSVRFTNRYVRTQQFRDGLQQGPMRRPGITTQVPGKLFANLQLPANTANTNIVSLAGEMLALWEGGPPHRLDPDTLETLGTNDFKGKLGYVGAFSAHPKWDPVTGEMFNFGLDIFPTPRLRCYRVSPSGQLSQINSVTLWDMGWNHDFALTEKYLVFVLDPIRPNIGQLLRGKRFDESLEYQLTNGSTKFILVPRDGSKPLVIEHAPQTHIHVTNAFQDGADAVVEFVRYESLEFLRRTLNAAMGPKDHPNPHHHLVVREWPDSHLVRFRISPSGKITEEVVSQSAKIEFPQYDWRQSTRNHQITYTAGTLEPKGHYNGIFKFDHRTGAMTHCDFGKASVCEPIFVPRDKDSAQDDGWLLAVNHDLVENRSQLVILDARDVEHGPVAVAHLTHHLPIGFHGTFNRRIANPDAPLPHPTLVA